One Ranitomeya imitator isolate aRanImi1 chromosome 1, aRanImi1.pri, whole genome shotgun sequence DNA window includes the following coding sequences:
- the LOC138657705 gene encoding uncharacterized protein: MRTRTNTLNTPGCQKTASDICCVWWKEPQHRKSISPEERLLVTLRFLATGETLRSLHFQFRIGVSTLSGIIADTCRALWDNLREEFLPIPTREIWLANAQKFEQVCSFPNCIGAVDGKHIRITKPSRSGSLFFNYKKYFSTVLMAIAGADCRFLAVDIGAFGRANDSRTFKESDMGRRLYNNNFNFPHPRPLPNTDGPALPFVVVGDEAFQMSGNQLKPYSSRGLDRTKTIFNYRLSRARRTVECAFGILVSKWRILGSAINLKIETVDEVVKACVVLHNFIIDKERVNVELDEPIPNPLPDYQAHPLRTTLEIAHMRDQFAAYFVSDVGRVSWQDQMV; this comes from the exons atgagaaccaggacaaatactttgaatacaccaggatgtcaaaagacagcttccgatatctgctgcgtctggtggaaggaaccgcagcaccgtaaatcgatttcccctgaggaacgtctgctggtgactctacg tttcctggctaccggagagacattgagatcactgcatttccagtttaggattggagtctcaacactgtcgggtattattgccgacacatgccgcgcattgtgggacaacctccgggaggaatttttacccatccctacaagagaaatatggcttgccaacgcccaaaaatttgaacaagtgtgttctttccctaactgtattggagccgtggatgggaagcacattaggattaccaagccttcaagaagtggatctcttttttttaattataaaaaatacttttccaccgtgctgatggcaattgcaggtgcggactgcaggtttctcgctgtggacattggagcgtttggtcgtgctaatgattcacggacatttaaggagtctgatatgggccgaagattgtacaataacaattttaatttcccccatccacgacctcttcccaacaccgacggcccggccctgccatttgttgtggttggggatgaggcttttcaaatgagtggcaaccaacttaaaccgtactcaagtcgtgggttggaccgcaccaaaactatatttaattacagactgtccagggccagaagaactgtggagtgcgcctttggcatcctggtctccaaatggcgtatcttaggatccgccataaatttgaaaattgagacagtggatgaggtggtgaaggcgtgtgtggttctccacaattttattattgataaagagagagtcaacgtggaactcgatgaacccataccaaatccattgcctgattatcaagctcatcctctgcggacaactttggagattgctcatatgagggaccaatttgctgcatactttgtttctgatgttggccgtgtttcatggcaagatcaaatggtttaa